The following nucleotide sequence is from Romeriopsis navalis LEGE 11480.
AAGATTTGACGGTTCGGACGCGGCATTATGCACCGGCGGCCAGTTGGATGCAGCGATTTATTATTAGCGTTCAACAATATTTTGAGGCTTGCCGCCAAGAGGCTTGTAATCGACAGCAAGCGATTCCTCCGAACCCGGATGAATTTATTTCACTCCGCCAACATGCTGGAGCACAAACGATCGTCATTGCTTTGCTTGAGATGATGGAAGGCTTTGTGCTCCCTGATGCAGTTTTGCAGCATCCCCGGATTGAGGCACTGTCGGAAATCACGATGAACTTGATGGGCTGGGGCAACGATGTTTTGTCCGTGGATAAAGAGTTGCGGGCGGGTGATTTTCATAACCTGATGCTGATTTTTAAGCATGGTTATTGTCTGAATCATGAAGACGCTTATACTTGGGCAATCGAAACGCATAATCTTGAGATGCGTCGCTTCCTCTTGTTTGAAACGAATTTGCCAGACTTTGGTGCCGATACGAATCGTGACGTGCAGCGATTTATTCGAGGACTGCGGGCGTTGATTCGGGGGTCGGTCGATTGGACGTTGATTGATGCGCCGGTGCGGTATGCCGAAGTCAATCCACAACCATCGACATTGGCCGCGCAAGATAGCTTAGTTCACCATGCAGCGACTGGAGTGGCCTTGAGTGCAGGTTGATAATCAGCTTCCCGATATTGAATTGCTACTTGGGGAAATTCAAACGTTACGTCAGCAGCTTGATCATACGCGGGCGGAGTTGCAGCTGGTCCGCTCCTTGATGGACTCGGAGTTGACGGGGATTGATTTACAGTCGTTGGTCACTTTGGTCCATAACAGCCCTCATATGATTTCCTTGGCGGATTTGAATGGCAATATGCTGTATCTCAATCCGGCGGGGAAGTCTTTAGTGGGATTGCCAGCGGACGCGGCGCTGCCCACCTTGATTAGTGATTTTATTTACCCGGACGATATTGAACAGTTGTCCCTGATTTTGTCAACCTTGGTGGAACAGGGGACATTGAATGGTGAAGTGCGAATGCGAAACTTTCAGGTTCCCGCCGAACCAATTTTAGTGGCGTTCGCGGCTTTCTGTGTACATCATCCCCAGACGAATGAAGTGATTGGTCTGGGGTCGATTAACCGCGATATTCGGCAGCAAAGACAAACAGAGGAGGATATTAAGCTGGCGTTGCGGGAGAAAGATATGCTGATGCAAGAGCTGCATCATCGTGTCACCAACAATTTTCAATTCGTCAGTAGTTTGCTGAATTTTCGAATTCGTCAGACGGGTGACGGGGCTGTGGTCGAAGCGTTACAGGAGAGTCGTCAGCAGATTCGCGCGATCGCGATGATTCACCAAATGCTGTACCAAGCCGATGGGGTGAAGCTCGTCCGGTTTGATACGTATTTTGCGCATTTGAACCGGCTTTGGTCGGAGGTCTACCGTGCCAAAGCCACAATCACCTATCAGGTGGCCCCGGATATTAGTCTCGATTTATCCCAGGCGGTGCCTTGTGCCTTGATTATTAACGAATTGGTGAATAATGCCGTTAAATATGCCTTTGCGGATGATGTCCTCGGCGTGATTCACATTGACATTCAACTGTCGGAATACGATTACGTCAAGATTCGGGTCCAAGATAATGGTCAAGGGTTGCCCGAGGGCTATTACACCCAGGGTAAGGGGTCACTGGGACTATATTTAGTGAATGAATTGGTGCTGCAGTTGCAGGGTGATTTGGAGTATCAGCTAGAGGCTGGTTCGTTATTTAAGATTCAGTTTCCGCGAGTCGTCCGTGGTGAAACTGCGGTTTAACCGCATCCGGGTTTTGTTTGGTCATGCGGCCGCTTAACCGTAAACTGAGAAGCGATCGTCTATCGCTGAAATTGCCCATGCGTTCTTGCCAACTACCCCCACCGCTTCAGCCGGGTGATTTGCTTCGGGTGATTGCGCCGAGCGGCGCATTGCGTGAGCGTGCGGCCCTCGATCAGGGGGTGGAAATTTGGCGATCGCGGGGTTATCGGGTGGAATTTGTGGCTGGTTATGGCGATCGTTGGGGCTACCTGGCTGGTACGGATGCCGCTCGTCGGGCACAGCTGCAAACGGCATTAACCGATCCAGAATGCAAAGGTATTCTTTGTCTGCGCGGCGGTTGGGGGGGATCGCGGTTATTAGAAGATTGGATGACATTGCAACCGCCTGCGATGCAGCTGCCAGACGGGATTAAGCCGGAATCACTGGCCAAATGGTTAGTCGGATTTTCCGATATTACCAGTCTGCTCTGGGCTTTTAGTCAATTTGGGGTCGCAGGCCTGCATGCACCATTGCTAACGACGATCGCCCATGAGCCAGACTGGTCGTTACAACGTTTATTTGACTGTGTGGCGGGTAAACCGCTGCCGACAATGCATGGCAATGGCTGGGGGGGAGGCAAAGCGACGGGTTTACTGCTGCCAGCCAACCTGACCGTGGCGACTCACCTACTGGGGACGCCGATTCAACCTGCTCTCGATGGCGTGATCTTGGCGATCGAAGATGTGGGAGAAGCGCCCTATCGGCTAGATCGACTGTTAACCCATTGGCGGATGAGTGGTGCATTGCAAAATGTCGCTGGGATTGCGTTGGGGCGGTTTAGTCAATGTCAGGCACCGGCAGGTTATGAGAGTTTGTCGATCGAGGAAGTGCTGCGCGATCGGTTAGGT
It contains:
- a CDS encoding S66 peptidase family protein — protein: MRSCQLPPPLQPGDLLRVIAPSGALRERAALDQGVEIWRSRGYRVEFVAGYGDRWGYLAGTDAARRAQLQTALTDPECKGILCLRGGWGGSRLLEDWMTLQPPAMQLPDGIKPESLAKWLVGFSDITSLLWAFSQFGVAGLHAPLLTTIAHEPDWSLQRLFDCVAGKPLPTMHGNGWGGGKATGLLLPANLTVATHLLGTPIQPALDGVILAIEDVGEAPYRLDRLLTHWRMSGALQNVAGIALGRFSQCQAPAGYESLSIEEVLRDRLGDLGLPIVADLPFGHDGENGVLPVGLSVELDAAAGTLSFC
- a CDS encoding sensor histidine kinase, which produces MQVDNQLPDIELLLGEIQTLRQQLDHTRAELQLVRSLMDSELTGIDLQSLVTLVHNSPHMISLADLNGNMLYLNPAGKSLVGLPADAALPTLISDFIYPDDIEQLSLILSTLVEQGTLNGEVRMRNFQVPAEPILVAFAAFCVHHPQTNEVIGLGSINRDIRQQRQTEEDIKLALREKDMLMQELHHRVTNNFQFVSSLLNFRIRQTGDGAVVEALQESRQQIRAIAMIHQMLYQADGVKLVRFDTYFAHLNRLWSEVYRAKATITYQVAPDISLDLSQAVPCALIINELVNNAVKYAFADDVLGVIHIDIQLSEYDYVKIRVQDNGQGLPEGYYTQGKGSLGLYLVNELVLQLQGDLEYQLEAGSLFKIQFPRVVRGETAV
- a CDS encoding terpene synthase family protein; this translates as DLTVRTRHYAPAASWMQRFIISVQQYFEACRQEACNRQQAIPPNPDEFISLRQHAGAQTIVIALLEMMEGFVLPDAVLQHPRIEALSEITMNLMGWGNDVLSVDKELRAGDFHNLMLIFKHGYCLNHEDAYTWAIETHNLEMRRFLLFETNLPDFGADTNRDVQRFIRGLRALIRGSVDWTLIDAPVRYAEVNPQPSTLAAQDSLVHHAATGVALSAG